The Thermothielavioides terrestris NRRL 8126 chromosome 2, complete sequence genome includes a region encoding these proteins:
- a CDS encoding glycosyltransferase family 17 protein (CAZy_ID 269837), with protein sequence MLLRSKQLWRWIRVAVLLGVFWVVLNVAYDDGDALSPAARWGARDADDGPDICRPHGWKRFRPRPGDRPRKVYDLLMVNSELDMLEVRLNSTFDAVDYFVLVESRKTFTSLDKPLTLRDNLARFRPYHAKIIYHELELPPGFSPRRTWDMEDLQRNAMLTQVFPRLRGDQAPQLGDVLVVSDVDEIPRPSTLALLRACRFPRRLTLRSRFYYYSFQWLRRGEEWPHPQATYYQGARRTLLPNSLRIADGGMWPFREWEKGELANASWHCSSCFETVDELLGKMASFSHTSMNAERFRDRQWIVERVRNGKDVWDRESEQFDRVEDNQDLPSFLLENRERFGYMLNRDGPTAGFKDIEG encoded by the coding sequence ATGCTGCTCCGATCGAAGCAGCTGTGGCGCTGGATACGGGTAGCAGTGCTGCTCGGCGTCTTCTGGGTGGTGCTCAACGTCGCgtacgacgacggcgacgcgctctcgccggccgcgcgctGGGGCgcccgcgacgccgacgatggCCCCGACATCTGCCGCCCGCACGGGTGGAAGCGCttccggccccggcccggcgacCGACCGCGCAAGGTGTACGACCTGCTGATGGTCAACTCGGAGCTCGACATGCTCGAGGTGCGCCTCAACAGCAccttcgacgccgtcgactACTTCGTGCTGGTCGAGAGCCGCAAGACCTTCACGAGCCTCGACAAGCCGCTGACGCTGCGCGACAACCTCGCCCGGTTCCGCCCCTACCACGCCAAGATCATCTACCACGAGCTCGAGCTCCCGCCGGGCTTCTCGCCGCGCCGCACCTGGGACATGGAGGATCTGCAGCGCAACGCGATGCTGACCCAGGTCTtcccgcgcctgcgcggcgaccaggcgccgcagctcggcgacgtGCTGGTCGTCTCGGACGTGGACGAGATcccgcggccgtcgacgttggcgctgctgcgcgcttGCCGCTTCCCGCGGCGCCTGACCCTGCGCAGCCGCTTCTACTACTACAGCTTCCAgtggctgcggcgcggcgaggagTGGCCCCACCCGCAGGCGACGTACTACCAGGGCGCGCGGCGCACGCTGCTGCCCAACAGTCTGCGcatcgccgacggcggcatgTGGCCCTTCCGCGAGTGGGAGAAGGGCGAGCTCGCCAACGCCAGCTGGCACTGCTCGTCCTGCTTCGAGaccgtcgacgagctgctcggcaaGATGGCCTCGTTCTCGCACACCAGCATGAATGCCGAACGGTTCCGGGATCGCCAGTGGATCGTGGAGAGAGTGCGGAACGGGAAGGACGTGTGGGACCGCGAGTCCGAGCAGTTCGACCGCGTGGAGGACAATCAGGATCTTCCGAGTTTCTTGCTGGAGAATAGAGAGAGGTTTGGGTATATGCTCAATCGCGACGGTCCGACGGCTGGTTTCAAGGACATAGAGGGATAG